Below is a genomic region from Brevinematales bacterium.
AGCTACGCGGACGATTTTTATGAAGGGATGGCGCGTATCAATATCGGCGGCAGGATTACAATGGCCGGGAAATGTTTCAGCGGGAAATGGGGGTTTGTCAATAAGTCCGGCGATATGATCTGCCCGGTGATATTCGACTGGGTATCCCGTTTCGAGGGCGGGCTCGCGAGGATCGAGCTGAACGGCCAGATGGGGATCATGAATAAAGAGGGCAAGTATAAAGTCAACGAGAAGGTGGAATATATTTTTCCCGTGTTCGACGGGCTCGCGAGGGTGAAGTCGGCGGGAAAGTTCGGGTATCTGACCGATTCCGGCGCGTTGAAGCTGAAGGTGCAGTACCTTCAGGCCGCCGATTTCAACGGCGGGTTGGCGCTCGTGCTCCTGAAAACGAACCAGAATTTTACGCTGGCGTATATCGATAAAACGGGCGCGCCAAAATGGCAGACGGGCGCGAACCTGAAATACCCGTTCGACCCGGGCAGTGTGCTGAACGTACTTTGCCCTACAGGGTTATGGCTTTACGACCTGCCGAGTATGGACTCCAAGAAGATAGTGAATATTCCCTACGGCGAAACGGTGACGATGAAGAAAAAGTCCCAGAAGAAGGAACTCCTCCGCAGTCACGGACTGATCGGGGGGTGGCTCTTCGTTCAGTTCCGTACGGTCGAGGGATATATCTTCGAGGGGTATCTCTCGAAACTCCCCGCGCCGATCTACGGGATGGGGCTGGAGAATTATTTTACCGAGAAGCTGGGACTGATCTACCAGACCGAAGCGGAACGTATCGACGACGAGAACGAGGATTACTTTAAGGGTTTCAATCTCGGGGTCGAACTGCATAAGGAAGTGTTCGGCGGAAAGAAGGTCTATCACTATACGATCCCGGGGATTTCGATGCAGGAAGCGTTCGTGCTGGTCAAGCACTGCATGGGTTTCTCGTTTATGGCGATGCCGGATTATGAGGGAATCGAATCGAAGCAGGTCTCCGAGACTCAGGTGGATACCTGCTCGGTGAAGGTGTACCGCAATTCGCCGACGGATATCACGCAGATCGATATGATCATTACCACGCGCGGCGCGGAGATCAGTATCAAGATTCTCCCGTCGGGGGATAAAGTCACGATTACGATGGAACAGATATAACGGTACCCGGAAAAATTTTACTATAGAAAACTTTGCCTTTCTTCGGAAACTATTCCATAATTTAACATCAAAGCTCGGAGGCGTATATGACTGAAATTACCCCGGATAGAACAAAATTGATTGAAGCGTTGAAAACCGCGAATATATTCCATTACCTCAGCGATAAGGAGCTCGAGGAAATTATCGGGCTGTCCCAGTTCTATAGCTACGAGGCCGACGAGGTGATTATCGACGAGGGCGACGTCAGTTCGTACCTGTTTGTGATTACGAAGGGGATTACCGAGGTGTATGTCCATAACGAGGTGGGCAACGATATCTTCATCTGCACGATCAGCAGGGGGGACGTATTCGGCGAGGCCGCGGTGTTTCTCGACGTCAAACGAACCGCGAAGATTATCGCGAAGGACGAGGTCGAAGTGCTTCGGATATCGCGCACCAAGTTCGTTCATTATATCAAATACTACCCGTCCGCGGGCATAAAAATCCTGACCCTGATCATCTATAGCCTCATCCGAAAACTTCGCGAGGCCAATCAGGATATCGCGTTCGAGCGCGCGAACACCTACCAGCACGAAGAGGTGGATACGCTGATACAGGAATTCCTCAACACCGGGGCGGATATTATAGGGACTCCCCGGGTCGAATAGTTTCATC
It encodes:
- a CDS encoding WG repeat-containing protein, with protein sequence MNRSPVKILLLTVLLLIIGNSLSAEGLLPIWVNGKWGFIDNTGKIIVAPMYDYAFPTSDGMNMVKEGTKFGYVNTEGKAIISPKFVEAYPFNGGIARIKMKDFYAYINKVGQIIASEDFEEAYDLSDGLARIKLNGKYGYINSFGEVAIQPKFANAGDFHQGYAMVKYAKTVTNKSIFYFDQSFFDESLYSVYPVKNLVQDMMLNGYIGKSGEVKIPFRYKDARDFSEGLAAVITTNAGGYGKWGYINLKGEMVIAPQFDTALDFHEGLAAVRVGSKWGYIDRYGKYVITPQFSYADDFYEGMARINIGGRITMAGKCFSGKWGFVNKSGDMICPVIFDWVSRFEGGLARIELNGQMGIMNKEGKYKVNEKVEYIFPVFDGLARVKSAGKFGYLTDSGALKLKVQYLQAADFNGGLALVLLKTNQNFTLAYIDKTGAPKWQTGANLKYPFDPGSVLNVLCPTGLWLYDLPSMDSKKIVNIPYGETVTMKKKSQKKELLRSHGLIGGWLFVQFRTVEGYIFEGYLSKLPAPIYGMGLENYFTEKLGLIYQTEAERIDDENEDYFKGFNLGVELHKEVFGGKKVYHYTIPGISMQEAFVLVKHCMGFSFMAMPDYEGIESKQVSETQVDTCSVKVYRNSPTDITQIDMIITTRGAEISIKILPSGDKVTITMEQI
- a CDS encoding cyclic nucleotide-binding domain-containing protein produces the protein MTEITPDRTKLIEALKTANIFHYLSDKELEEIIGLSQFYSYEADEVIIDEGDVSSYLFVITKGITEVYVHNEVGNDIFICTISRGDVFGEAAVFLDVKRTAKIIAKDEVEVLRISRTKFVHYIKYYPSAGIKILTLIIYSLIRKLREANQDIAFERANTYQHEEVDTLIQEFLNTGADIIGTPRVE